Proteins found in one Labeo rohita strain BAU-BD-2019 chromosome 11, IGBB_LRoh.1.0, whole genome shotgun sequence genomic segment:
- the LOC127173508 gene encoding syntaxin-10: MSMEDPFFVVKGEVQKALSKAQGLFERWEELLQEETPVSRDELDWSTNELRNCLRAIDWDLEDLHETISIVEANPGKFRLGEHELQERREFVERTRKSVQLMKEQLASPSAVAQAEKKNKQALLGATAKDRYAGLEPHLVSANSRYIQEQQEQQQLIMQDQDEQLELVTGSIRVLKDMSSRIGDELDEQAVMLGEFNEEMDQTSSRMDSVLKKMEKVSHMTSSRRQWCAIGVLVIILIVVLILLMAL, translated from the exons ATGTCGATGGAGGATCCTTTTTTCGTTGTTAAAGG GGAGGTGCAGAAGGCCCTGTCCAAAGCACAAGGGCTGTTTGAGCGCTGGGAGGAGCTGCTGCAGGAAGAGACCCCTGTCAGCCGGGATGAGCTGGACTGGAGCACCAATGAACTCCGAAATTGCCTAAGGGCCATCGACTGGGACCTAGAGGACCTACATGAAACCATCA GTATTGTGGAGGCGAACCCTGGAAAGTTCCGTTTAGGAGAACATGAACTCCAAGAAAGGCGAGAATTTGTGGAGCGAACGCGGAAATCTGTACAG CTGATGAAGGAGCAGCTCGCTAGTCCCTCAGCCGTGGCTCAAgcagagaagaaaaacaaacag GCTCTGCTGGGGGCCACGGCAAAGGATCGTTACGCCGGTCTGGAGCCTCACCTGGTGTCTGCAAACTCCAGATACATTCAGGAGcaacaggaacagcagcag CTGATCATGCAGGACCAGGATGAGCAGTTGGAGTTAGTCACAGGCAGTATCCGTGTCCTGAAGGACATGTCCAGCAGGATAGGAGACGAGCTGGATGAACAGGCAGT AATGCTTGGTGAGTTTAATGAGGAGATGGACCAGACCAGTTCCAGAATGGACTCAGTGTTAAAGAAAATGGAGAAGGTTTCACACATGAccagca
- the ier2b gene encoding immediate early response 2b, which produces MDVEAKRIMAVSIGKLYSLRTQRGGLRLHRSLLLSMTMRAARDIYHTAQLLRDAEEEQVVPCAPDAATEEPMEISKDSPQTLTPKEVAVKPQETLEEDKENRCASERHSRKRRGKTAVEPDFLPLKKAKMDTDEEKQHLQGEVLRTNNGNSCRQAETLSAFPTNRAIVAC; this is translated from the coding sequence ATGGACGTCGAGGCCAAGAGAATCATGGCTGTTTCTATTGGTAAACTGTATTCACTAAGGACCCAGCGCGGGGGACTGAGACTTCACCGGAGTCTCCTGCTCTCCATGACCATGAGAGCCGCCCGGGACATCTACCACACCGCGCAGCTGCTCAGAGACGCGGAGGAGGAACAGGTCGTTCCGTGCGCCCCCGACGCGGCCACAGAGGAACCCATGGAGATCAGTAAAGACTCTCCACAGACTTTAACTCCTAAGGAGGTCGCAGTGAAACCTCAAGAGACTCTAGAAGAGGACAAAGAGAACCGATGCGCTTCTGAACGGCACTCCAGGAAGCGCCGCGGAAAGACGGCAGTCGAGCCTGACTTTCTACCTCTGAAGAAGGCAAAAATGGACACGGATGAGGAGAAGCAACATCTCCAGGGCGAGGTTCTGAGGACTAATAATGGCAACAGCTGTCGACAGGCTGAAACTCTGTCCGCCTTCCCAACAAACCGAGCCATCGTGGCGTGTTGA